In a single window of the Bactrocera dorsalis isolate Fly_Bdor chromosome 2, ASM2337382v1, whole genome shotgun sequence genome:
- the LOC105230900 gene encoding uncharacterized protein LOC105230900, giving the protein MKPKKGAFANSSSGYGKSRNSFRNNAGKQEEADAKVEEKLKADKAKELHSENDLNSGFGDYLRSPEAVEIMKLFVFANTIMLIVTMAWPNFKEQYYMLREWLESFQVAQ; this is encoded by the exons ATGAAGCCTAAGAAAGGCGCATTTGCCAACTCCTCGTCGGGTTATGGCAAATCGCGGAACAGTTTTCGCAATAATGCGGGCAAGCAGGAGGAAGCCGACGCCAAGGTGGAGGAGAAGCTCAAGGCTGACAAGGCCAAGGAGTTGCACTCGGAGAATGATCTGAACTCTGGTTTTGGCGATTATCTGCGCTCGCCGGAAG CCGTGGAGATTATGAAGCTCTTTGTTTTCGCCAACACCATCATGCTGATTGTTACAATGGCCTGGCCGAATTTCAAAGAGCAGTACTACATGTTGCGAGAATGGTTGGAGTCCTTCCAAGTGGCGCAGTAA